The Amycolatopsis coloradensis sequence GGGACATCGTCCTGGCGTTCGTGGCCGACGAGGAGGACAAGGGCGAGTACGGGGCGCACTGGCTCGCCGCGGCGCACCGGGACCTGTTCGACGGCTGCGCGGCCGCGATCAGCGAGTCGGGCGCGTACACCTACCACGTCCCCGCCGCCGACGGCCGCACCGTGCGGCTCTACCCGGTGGCGACGGCCGAACGCGGCACGGCGCACCTGCGCCTGACCGCCAAGGGCCGCGCGGGACACGGATCGCGTCCCAACGACGAGAACGCGGTCACCCGGCTGGTCACCGCGCTCGGCAAGATCGCCGCGCACCGCTGGCCGGTCCAGCTGACCCCGACGGTGCAAGCGTTCCTGGAACGCACCGGGGAAGCGCTCGGCGTCCCGATCGATCTGTCCGATGTGGACGGAACGATCGCGCGGCTCGGGCCCGCCGGGGCGCTGGTGGTGCCGACCGTCCGCAACAGCACTACGCCGACCATGCTCGACGCCGGCTACAAGGTGAACGTGATCCCGACTTCGGCCGAGGCCCAGGTCGACGTCCGCGTCCTGCCCGGTACCGAGCCCGACCTGTTCGCCGAGCTCGACGCGATGCTCGGCGAGGGCGTCAGCCGCGAGTTCGTCGCACACCAGCCGCCGGTCCAGGCCCCGGTGGATTCGCCGTGGTTCGACGCGATGGCTGAGGCGCTGCGCTCCGAAGACCCCGAAGCCGTCGTCGTGCCCTACTGCATGGGCGGCGGCACGGACGCCAAGGCGTTCAGCCCGCTCGGGATCGACTGCTACGGCTTCGCTCCGTTGTGGCTGCCGGAAGGCTTCCCGTACCGGGCGATGGCGCACGGGGTGGACGAGCGCGTCCCGGTGGAGGGCCTGCGGTTCGGCACGCGGGTGCTACGGCATTTCCTGGAAAACTGCTGAGGCGTCATCGGTACAGGTGGTCGTGAGTGGCAAGTGTCGTTCTAAAGACACTTGCNGCCGACCACCGCCGCGAACGCATAGAGGATCGCCGGGACTCACGACCCACTTTCATGCGAATTTCATGAAGGCCGCATAGCGTCGGCGGCGTGAGACCTCTGACTTCGCGCGCCTGGCGGGCGTGCTCGTGATCGGCCTCGGCGTCACCCTCTCGGCGTGCCGAGGCGGGTTCCCGATACCGCGTTCCGACGCCGCGCCCGCGACGTCGACCTCGGACTCCCCTCCCCCGCCCGAGACGCGGCCCCTGACGGTGACGCCGCCTGCAGCGCCTTCGACGTCATCCGCGCCGGGTCTCGAACCCGCCGCGATCGACCGGGTGTTCCAGGTCTACGTGAACGGTCTGGCCAATCACGACATGACCGCGTTGCGCAGCGGGACCTGCCCCCGGCTGCGGGCGACCCTCCTGGGATTCGAACTCCACGGGCACTACGTCGAGCGCTGGGGGATGCTGCCGTACTCCGTCCCGCCGGGACAGGAGTTCGTGACGGTCCAGGCCAAGGTCACCCAGCGGAACGCGCGCAGCGGCAAACTCGCGGGTGACGTCGTCTATTCCTGGTATGTCGAGCGGAACGAGGACACGAACTACTACGTTTGCGGGTGGCTCGACTACGAGTGAGCAGGAGGCCGCCAGTGGACACCGTCGCGCGACTCGCCCGGGACGAACGGGCGGACTTCGCCGCCTTCCTGCGAACGCTGTCCCCCGAGCACTGGGACGCGCCGACGTTGTGTTCGGAGTGGACGGTCCGGCAGGTGGTCGCCCACGTTGTCGACTACGACGCCCAGCGGTTCCGTGATCTGCTCGGCCAGGCCGTCCGCGGCGGGCTGCGGCTGAACCGGATGAACGCGCTCGGTGTCGCACGGAAACCCGGCCGGACACCGGAGGAGCTGATCGCGCGGTTCGAGGAGCACCTCGAGCCACGCGGCCTGACCTCGGCGTTCGGTGGACGGGTTGCCCTGCTCGACGGGATCCTCCATCATCAGGACATCCGGCGCCCACTGGGGTTTCCCCGCGAGGTGCCGCCAGAACGGCTGCGTCACGCCCTGGCTTTCGCCCGCTACGCCCCGCCGATCAAGGCGCGCAAGCGGGCGCGCGGGCTTCGGCTCGTCGCCACGGACCTCGACTGGTCGTCCGGAGCCGGGCCGGAAGTCCGCGGCCCCGGGGAGGCGCTCCTGCTGTCGATCGCCGGCCGGGCCGTGGCACTGGACGAACTTTCCGGGCCCGGCGCGGCGATCCTCGCGTCCAGGGTGGACGGTCACCCCGCCGCCGGCTGAGGCGGCGTCAGCCCGGGAAAACCTCGGACAACGCGGTGAAGGCGCGGTCCAGCCGGTCACGGTGCGCGGTGACGAGGGCGGTGAGATCGTCTCCGGCGAGCCGTCGCCGCGTCGTCGCCACGGCGACGACGCGATACGTGGCGACGATCAGCGCGGCGACCAGTTCGCTGTCACCGGAGAGCCGGGGGTCGCTCTCGAGCTCGTCGGTCAGTTCCGCCTCGATCTCGTGCTCGAACTCGCGCAGCCGTGAAATGAGCGAGCGAGACCCGGCGACGGTGCGCGCGAGCGGCTCACCCGCCTGACTCAGCCCCGACAGCGGATGCTGTTCCTCCGCGAGAGCGATAGCCGCCCGGCGGAACGCTTCGACGACCCCCACACCATCCGGCCGCTCGCGGACCACGGCCCGGACGATGCCGACGGCGTCGGGCAGCCGGTCGAGCGCGAGGTCCTCCTTGCGCTCGAAGTGCGAGAACACGGTCACCTTCGAGACGCCGGCGGCGGCGGCGATCTCGGCGACGGTCACGTCTTCGAAACCGCGCTCCATTTCGCCGGGATCATGTTCCGGCACGACCTTGTCGACCAGGGCGATCCGGTACTGGCGGCGCATACCGCTGTGGCCAACGGGATCCTGGTACGCCAGCACGATCTCGAACTGCTGCTCGGCGAGCACTGCGCCAAGCTGGGAGTCGAGATCCGTCGCGGTGTCGAGGTCCGGGACCTGCGCGGCATCGGCGGGGACGGCGACGTGGTCGTCGAAACCAGCGCGGGTGAGTTCACCGCCGGGTGGGTCGTCGCGGCCGACGGCGGACGGAGTGTCATCCGCAAGCGGCTCGGCGTCGATTTCGCGGGCACCGGCCCGGAACTGGTGGGCTACCAGGCCATCGCGGATTTCGAAGACGTGAGCGAACTGCGCCGCGGCTGGAACTGGACACCTCGCGGCATCTACACCTACGGACCGGTGCCGGGACGCGTTCTCGTCGCCAGGTTCGCGCCCCAGCCCGAAGACAAGAACGCTCCCGTCACTCTCGAAGAGCTGCAGAGCGCGGTGCGCGACGTCACCGGCATCCCGGTCACGATCACCGGACTGCGGGGCCGGGCGACCCGATGGCCGGACAACGCGCGCCAGGCGCGGGCCTACCGTCACGGCAGGGTGTTCCTCGCCGGCGACGCCGCGCACGTGCACTCACCGTTCAGCGCGCAAGGGCTCAACCTCGGGCTCGGCGACGCGGTCAACCTGGGCTGGAAACTCGCCGCGACCATCCAGGGCCACGCGCCGGCAGGACTGCTCGACACCTATCACTCCGAACGGCATCCGATCGGCGCGTGGGTCCTGGACTGGACACGGGCTCAGGTCGCGCTGATGCGCGGAGACGAACGAACCGCTCAGCTGCGGAAGGTCGTCGGCGACGAACTGTTCGCCGTTCCCGGCGCGACCAACCGCATGGTCGCGCTCACCTCGGGAATCCTTCAGCGGTACGACGTCGCCGACGACGCCACCGCCCCGACAGGCTCGATCGCCGGGGACGTCGCCTGGGCCGACGCCTCCGCCGGCCACGCGCGGAAGCTGCTCGACATCGCGGTCCAACGCTGGGCCGGCTGACTCGATCAGAGCGCGGTCGAGCGGCTCGAGGACTCCCAAGCGGCCAGCTCCGCCGCCCTGGCTTCGTGTCCGGTCGCCGCCGGTGAACGACAGCCCGCGCTGCCGGACGGACCGGACATCGCGACCGTCACACCGCCATGATCACCCTGTCGGGCCACGGGTCCGTAGAATCCGGTGACGATGCGACGTTTCCGGTGGTGGTGGGGTGCTCTGGCGCTCACGTTCGTGGTGGTTCTCGTCGGGTTCATTGCCTTTACCGGGTCGGAAAGCCGCCCAGGGCAGCCGTCCCCGCGCCAAGGCCCACCGGGGACGGGGCCGCTGACGGTCGTCTCCATCGGCGACAGCACCGTGTCCGGTGAGGGCGCGGGCGACTACACGCCCACGACCAACGGGCAGGGCGGCAATTGGTGCCACCGCTCCCCCAACGCCTTCGTCGAGCAGATCAAGATCCCCGACGTCACCGCGCGCGTGAACCTCGCGTGTTCGGGGGCGCCCTCGGAGCAGATCGCCCTCGGCGACGCCAAGCAGTGGACCGAGCCGTCACAGGCTCAACAGCTCGCGAACTTGATCAAGGACCATCGGGTCGCGGCGGTGGTGATCGCGATCGGCGCGAACGACGAGCCCAAGTTCTCGGCTCAGGTCAACGAATGCTTCAAGGCTTGGTTCTCCCCGCAGAACCCGCCGTGCAGCGTGGCTCTCCGCACCACTTGGAAGTCCAAAGTGGACGCCATGGTGCCGAAGGTGACCAACGCCGTCGCCGACGTGAAGAAGGTGCTCGCGCAGGCCGGCTACGTCCCGGCGGACTATCAGCTCGTGCTGATGTCGTACGCCTCGCCTGTCGGCCCCCAGATCCCGGAGGCCCTGCGCAGCCTCAATGGCTGCCCGTTCCGCACCGAGGACCTGGAGTGGATGCGCCGCGACGGCGTCTCCGTTCTGTCGGACGGGCTCAAGCAGGCGTCGAGGGCGACCAGCGCACGGTTCCTGGACCTCTCACGGGCTGGCGCCGGGCACGAGGCATGCAGCAGCGACCCGGCGAACGAGTGGTTCAGCAGGCTGACGCTGCAGCTGCGTGACCTCGGCCAGGTGGACCGCGCGAGCCACGCGCTGCAGGAGTCTTTCCATCCCAACGCGAACGGCCACGCGCAGATCGCGAACTGCCTCAACGAGTTCCTCGCGGCCCGCGGCGGCAACGCGTCGTGCCTCTCCGGCCCCGACGGCAAACTGCACGCCGCGCCCGAGGTGATCGCGCGTTAGAGGTCTAGAGGTCGAGTGCGGCGCGCAACGCGATGTCGATGCGCTCCTGGACCTCTTGGTCGATCTCCGCGATCTTCTCGTCGAACCACGGCCGGTACAGGCGCGTGAGGTTCAGCGTGGAGACCCAGTACCGCGCGTCGACGGCGACGCCGAGGATGTCCTGCGGATCACGGTCCAGCAGTTCGGTGCCGAGCAGCCACGGCCGCTCGGATTCGTTCACCCCGTCCGAGGACAGCAGGACGACGGTGCGCTGCCGTGCCGGTTCGGTCGGGGGGTGGTACGTCCAGACTTCACCCCTGTGCACGCAGATCCTTCTCCGCGGCGGTCAGCTCGGCCTCGTCCGATTCGGCGGACGGTTCGACCGGGGCGCGCTGCGGGGTGTATCCGGTGCGGACGGCCTCCCTGCGGGCCGCTTTGGACAACCACGACGAGACCGAGATCCCGTGTGCCTTCGCGGCCCGCTCGGCGAACTCGAGCGCACCACTGTCGAGTGAGAGAGTGACCTTACGTGTTGCCATACCTTTTATCGTACCAGCGTCGCGCAAGCCCACCGGTTTTCCCGTTTCACAGGGTGGGCGAACGGCCCTCGAACGGCGTCGACAGCACCACCGTGGTCCTGGTCGAGACCTTGGCGGACTCCCGGATACGGCGGAGCAGATCCTCCAGGCCGAGCGGCGAAGCCACCCGGACCAGGAGGATGTACGACTCGTCCCCCGCGACCGAGTAGCAGGACTCGATCTCCTTGATGTGCTCGAGACGCTGCGGGTAGTCGTCCGGCGCGGCCGGATCGTTCGGCGTCAGCGAGATCAGCGCCGTGAGCGGCAGCCCGATCTGCTCGCCGTCGAGCCGCGCGGTGTACCCGAGGATGACCCCGCGCTGTTCCAGGCGGCGCACCCGCTGGTGTACCGCCGAAACCGAAAGCCCGACCCGCTCGGCCAGATCGGTGAAACTGCGCCGTCCGTCCGCGGCCAGTTCCTGCACGATGGCCTGGTCCAGTGGCTCCAGGGAACCCGTCATGCGTCGAGCACGATCAGCTCGTGCGGGCGCTGGTTGACCGCTTCGACGCCGTCCTCGGTGACCACGACGATGTCCTCGATGCGGGCGCCCCAGCGGCCGGGCTGGTAGATGCCGGGCTCGACGCTGAACGCCATGCCCGGCTCGAGCGGCAGCGCGTTGCCCTTGATGATGTAGGGCTCCTCGTGCACGTCGAGGCCGATGCCGTGGCCGGTGCGGTGGATGAAGTACTCGCCGTACCCCGCCTCGGCGATGATGTCGCGCGCGGCGGCGTCGATCGACTCGGCGGTGACACCCGGACGGACGGCGTCGACGGCGGCCTTCTGCGCCCGCTGCAGGACGGCGTAGGTCTCGGCGACGTCGGCGTCACGCGGCTCGCCCACCGCGTACGTGCGGGTGGAGTCGGAGTTGTAGCCCTC is a genomic window containing:
- a CDS encoding helix-turn-helix domain-containing protein — translated: MLAEQQFEIVLAYQDPVGHSGMRRQYRIALVDKVVPEHDPGEMERGFEDVTVAEIAAAAGVSKVTVFSHFERKEDLALDRLPDAVGIVRAVVRERPDGVGVVEAFRRAAIALAEEQHPLSGLSQAGEPLARTVAGSRSLISRLREFEHEIEAELTDELESDPRLSGDSELVAALIVATYRVVAVATTRRRLAGDDLTALVTAHRDRLDRAFTALSEVFPG
- a CDS encoding M20/M25/M40 family metallo-hydrolase, which codes for MAELDVVEVCSRLIRFDTTNRGNGDSGGEREAAEYVASLLSGLGIDSKIIESAPRRANVIARLPGTNPSLPALLVQGHLDVVPADATDWSVDPFSGEVRDGFLWGRGAVDMKDFCAMVLAALATGVRPRRDIVLAFVADEEDKGEYGAHWLAAAHRDLFDGCAAAISESGAYTYHVPAADGRTVRLYPVATAERGTAHLRLTAKGRAGHGSRPNDENAVTRLVTALGKIAAHRWPVQLTPTVQAFLERTGEALGVPIDLSDVDGTIARLGPAGALVVPTVRNSTTPTMLDAGYKVNVIPTSAEAQVDVRVLPGTEPDLFAELDAMLGEGVSREFVAHQPPVQAPVDSPWFDAMAEALRSEDPEAVVVPYCMGGGTDAKAFSPLGIDCYGFAPLWLPEGFPYRAMAHGVDERVPVEGLRFGTRVLRHFLENC
- a CDS encoding maleylpyruvate isomerase family mycothiol-dependent enzyme: MDTVARLARDERADFAAFLRTLSPEHWDAPTLCSEWTVRQVVAHVVDYDAQRFRDLLGQAVRGGLRLNRMNALGVARKPGRTPEELIARFEEHLEPRGLTSAFGGRVALLDGILHHQDIRRPLGFPREVPPERLRHALAFARYAPPIKARKRARGLRLVATDLDWSSGAGPEVRGPGEALLLSIAGRAVALDELSGPGAAILASRVDGHPAAG
- a CDS encoding Lrp/AsnC family transcriptional regulator, which produces MTGSLEPLDQAIVQELAADGRRSFTDLAERVGLSVSAVHQRVRRLEQRGVILGYTARLDGEQIGLPLTALISLTPNDPAAPDDYPQRLEHIKEIESCYSVAGDESYILLVRVASPLGLEDLLRRIRESAKVSTRTTVVLSTPFEGRSPTL
- a CDS encoding GDSL-type esterase/lipase family protein, whose translation is MRRFRWWWGALALTFVVVLVGFIAFTGSESRPGQPSPRQGPPGTGPLTVVSIGDSTVSGEGAGDYTPTTNGQGGNWCHRSPNAFVEQIKIPDVTARVNLACSGAPSEQIALGDAKQWTEPSQAQQLANLIKDHRVAAVVIAIGANDEPKFSAQVNECFKAWFSPQNPPCSVALRTTWKSKVDAMVPKVTNAVADVKKVLAQAGYVPADYQLVLMSYASPVGPQIPEALRSLNGCPFRTEDLEWMRRDGVSVLSDGLKQASRATSARFLDLSRAGAGHEACSSDPANEWFSRLTLQLRDLGQVDRASHALQESFHPNANGHAQIANCLNEFLAARGGNASCLSGPDGKLHAAPEVIAR
- a CDS encoding FAD-dependent monooxygenase, with amino-acid sequence MANGILVRQHDLELLLGEHCAKLGVEIRRGVEVRDLRGIGGDGDVVVETSAGEFTAGWVVAADGGRSVIRKRLGVDFAGTGPELVGYQAIADFEDVSELRRGWNWTPRGIYTYGPVPGRVLVARFAPQPEDKNAPVTLEELQSAVRDVTGIPVTITGLRGRATRWPDNARQARAYRHGRVFLAGDAAHVHSPFSAQGLNLGLGDAVNLGWKLAATIQGHAPAGLLDTYHSERHPIGAWVLDWTRAQVALMRGDERTAQLRKVVGDELFAVPGATNRMVALTSGILQRYDVADDATAPTGSIAGDVAWADASAGHARKLLDIAVQRWAG